CCCTACTGCTACCGCCCTGTCTCCCCAAATGTCACCTGACCCTCcagctactgccactgccctgtctcccctctgacaccttagcgctgcttggggacaatattacctacagcccccgctacagcactagtgccaccaccctgtctcacccctgacatctcagaacttcttggggattcttggtactgctggtaacagtccttcatctgcagatggaagtaaccaagcagggcagtaaggaggcagaagctgcttctggtaccatggaccctggtcatgtagggctgggagagtcagtaagattatgtaacagatcaccatcttacaggcagccggtgaagggagcagagaatgggtgttatgtggcaggaacgggctggttaggtaacagcctggctgctgcattctgtacaagctacaagcggtgcaattctattgctgggagacccaggtagaggacattgcagtagtctatgtgtgatgatacaagtgtatgtatgactgtaggtagatctgagggaaataagtgctggagtctggctatgttcctcagatgagaatctgattgtggcagataccaatgtctaagtgtcactccaccatccatgacaccaagattccgcacatgatcagcattttgtaactctgaacccccaagcgtaagtctggttggtaacaaagctgagctgtagctgtgttctttgttggtgagcttctatcataaggacctgtttaaccaggactgagtcacagccaactggcatcacccacacctggcgctcagctagacaaccatttaggattggtactgggctctcagtacccagagcaaaagacaggtcatctgtatagcagtggtagatgacatctgattatttcacccagtggtagcatgtatattgcaaaaagcataggagataggataagaaccttgaagaacaacgcatggcaatgataagtatactccagaagattaaaatggttcctcacctgagtgatgtctattgtgtgcaacaagagctgatttatttctcagagtatagaaatgtcttctcacctgtgtgacttctgtgatgtataacaagatgtgatttttgtgcaaaacatttcccacactcagaacatagaaatggcttctcacgtgtgtgacttctctgatgtctaacaagatctgatttgtttgcaaaacatttctcacactcagaacatgtaaatggcttctcacctgtgtgacttctctgatgtctaacaagatctgatttgtttgcaaaacatttcccacactcagagcatagaaatggcctctcacctgtgtgacttctgtgatgtataacaagatgcgatttttgtgtaaaacatttcccacactcagagcaagaaagcagcttctcacctgtgtgacttctgtgatgtataacaagatgtgatttttgtgtaaaacatttcccacactcagagcaagaaaacagcttctcacctgtgtgacttctgtgatgtataacaagatctgatttgtgtgcaaaacgtttcccacactcagaacatggaaatgccttctcacctgtgtgacttctgtgatgtataacaagatgtgatttttgtgtaaaacatttaccacactcagagcaagaaaacagcttctcacctgtgtgacttctgtgatgtataacaagatgtgatttgtgcgcaaaacctttcccacactcagaacatagaaatggcttctcacctgtgtgacttctctgatgtctaacaagatctgatttgtttgcaaaacatttcccacactcagagcatagaaatggcctctcacctgtgtgacttctgtgatgtataacaagatgtgatttttgtgtaaaacatttcccacactcagagcaagaaaacagcttttcacctgtgtgacttctgtgatgtataacaagatgtgatttgtgtgcaaaacatttcccacactcagaacatgtaaatggcttctcacctgtgtgacttctcttatgtgtaacaagttgtgatttctgtgtaaaacatttcccacactcagaacatatcagtggcctttcacctgccttacctgtctgatgggtaataaggtttgtgttctgtgttaaacatttggcatctatagaacagggaaacactgtatctactgtcagagctgtaacagatgcaccaatatcagagtgatcaggagaacatttcccaggatcagggggatcagctgataaagctggatgtataattgggttaatggggttatctcctggagaatcctgtctactgtcattatcttttatgtcacaatccagggataacattagatgtccttctgagatattcctgcttgtgtgtccatctgctggaaataaaatacattatggaaatgtgacattttctgtaacaatattaatcttgtaaacaataggagaagacgactctatgggacacttaattgtaaatgtgtgtgtataataaaatataacttttaatgaaggctttataatactgtgtctcagactatcattgtatccaccctcctgagaacactcacaataacaaatgtaatattataataagacttagataataggattttaatacctagtggtaaatccttttctcttagtccgtagaggatgctggggtaacattaagaaccatggggtatagacgtgatccggaggagacatgggcactttaagacattgaatgggtgtgaactggctcttcccaatatgcccctcctccagactccagttataggaactgtgcccagggagacggacattttgaggaaaggaattgttgttaaactaaggtgagatacataccagctcacacctcaaacacgccacgcaacatggcattcaacagaactcaatCCAatggcatgaaccatgtcagcaacaggctgactataacataacacaacctgtgtgtaaccataactaataactgcagacacagcccgcactgggacgggcgcccagcatcctctacggactaagagaaaaggatttaccggtaggtattaaaatcctattttctcatacgtcccagaggatgctggggtaaccataagaaccatgggggttataccaaagctctagcatgggcgggagagtgcggatgagtctgcagcaccgattgaccaaacatgaggtcctcctcggccagggtatcaaacttgtaaaacctagcaaatgtgtttgaacccgaccaagcagctgctcggcaaagttgtaacgccgagacccccgggcagccgcccaggacgcgcccaccttcctggtagaattggccttcaccgattttggtaacggcaaaccagccatagaatgagcccagatgtgcaatacgcctttcacgaaagtctgaacttctggaagagaggccaaatgtttttgaaagaaaaccgataaggctgaaatctgtactttaattgagcccacttTAAACAGCATCCACAccggcctgtagaaaatggagaaaacgtcctaactgaaattcttccgtaggagccttcttggattcacaccaagacacatattttctccaaatacggtggtaatgtttagacattaccccttttctagcctgaagaagtgtgggaatgacttcacagagaataccttttcgagctaggatccggcgttcaactgccacgccgtcaaacgtagccgcgttaagtcctgatacacgc
This DNA window, taken from Pseudophryne corroboree isolate aPseCor3 chromosome 3 unlocalized genomic scaffold, aPseCor3.hap2 SUPER_3_unloc_50, whole genome shotgun sequence, encodes the following:
- the LOC134984388 gene encoding gastrula zinc finger protein XlCGF17.1-like, which codes for MESEDETFDSVPRSILDPVAFASSQVSPAPPPDGHTSRNISEGHLMLSLDCDIKDNDSRQDSPGDNPINPIIHPALSADPPDPGKCSPDHSDIGASVTALTVDTVFPCSIDAKCLTQNTNLITHQTGKAGERPLICSECGKCFTQKSQLVTHKRSHTGEKPFTCSECGKCFAHKSHLVIHHRSHTGEKLFSCSECGKCFTQKSHLVIHHRSHTGERPFLCSECGKCFANKSDLVRHQRSHTGEKPFLCSECGKGFAHKSHLVIHHRSHTGEKLFSCSECGKCFTQKSHLVIHHRSHTGEKAFPCSECGKRFAHKSDLVELFTYFWIIFKTSAT